In the genome of Neofelis nebulosa isolate mNeoNeb1 chromosome 6, mNeoNeb1.pri, whole genome shotgun sequence, one region contains:
- the ARMT1 gene encoding damage-control phosphatase ARMT1 isoform X1 gives MMAGSPASLSGQDVGSFAYLTIKDRIPQILTKAIDTLHRHKNEFFEKHGEKGTEAEKKAISLLSKLRNELQTDKPIIPFVEKFVDTDIWNQYLEYQQSLINENDGKPRWFYSPWLFVECYMYRRIHEAIIQSPPIDDFDVFKESKEKNFFESQESLVALCTHLQELRTTIEDLDENQLKDEFFKLLQISLWGNKCDLSLSGGETSSQRTNIINSVEELKPFILVNDMEHLWSLLNNCKKTREKASVTRVDVVLDNSGFELVTDLVLANFLLSSQLATEIHFYGKTIPWFVSDTTVHDFNWLIEQMKGSNHKWMSKCGADWENSIKMGRWVYHDHIFWTLPHEFCVMSQVAPDLYAELQKAHLILFKGDLNYRKLTGDRKWACTIPFHQALRGFHPAPLCSVRTLKAEVQVGLQPGQAEQLAASEPNWMTTGKYGIFQFDGPL, from the exons ATCGTTTGCATATCTTACAATTAAAGACAGAATACCACAGATCTTAACCAAAGCTATTGATACATTGCATcgacataaaaatgaattttttgagaaacatggAGAG AAAGGCACAGAAGCTGAAAAGAAAgcaatttctcttctttctaaatTGCGAAACGAATTGCAAACAGATAAACCAATAATCCCCTTTGTTGAGAAGTTTGTTGATACTGACATATGGAATCAGTACCTAGAATATCAACAGAGtcttataaatgaaaatgatgGGAAACCCAGGTGGTTTTACTCACCTTGGTTGTTTGTAGAGTGCTACATGTATCGTAGAATTCATGAAGCAATTATCCAAAG TCCGCCAATCGATGACTTTGATGTATTTaaagaatcaaaagagaaaaatttctttGAGTCACAGGAATCTCTCGTTGCTTTGTGTACTCACCTACAAGAGTTGAGAACAACTATCGAAGACCTAGATGAAAATCAGCTGAAAGATGAATTTTTCAAACTTCTTCAG atttcgCTGTGGGGCAATAAATGTGATCTGTCTCTATCGGGCGGGGAAACCAGTTCTCAGAGAACCAACATAATAAATTCTGTGGAGGAACTAAAACCTTTCATTTTAGTGAATGACATGGAACATCTTTGGTCACTGCTTAACAACtgcaaaaaaacaagagaaaaagcgTCTGTTACTAGAGTAGATGTTGTTCTGGATAATTCTGGGTTTGAACTCGTTACGGATTTAGTATTAGCTAACTTTCTGTTGAGCTCTCAACTGGCTACCGAGATCCATTTTTATGGAAAAACTATTCCGTGGTTTGTTTCTGACACTACTGTCCATGATTTTAACTGGTTAATTGAACAAATGAAAGGTTCTAATCACAAGTGGATGTCCAAGTGTGGGGCCGACTGGGAAAACTCTATTAAAATGGGCAGATGGGTGTACCATGATCATATATTTTGGACTCTTCCTCATGAATTCTGTGTAATGTCTCAGGTTGCTCCTGACTTATATGCCGAACTACAAAAggcacatttaattttattcaaggGTGATTTGAACTATAGGAAGCTGACAGGCGATAGAAAGTGGGCATGTACCATTCCCTTTCATCAGGCTCTGCGAGGGTTCCATCCTGCCCCTCTCTGCAGTGTAAGGACATTAAAGGCCGAGGTTCAGGTGGGGCTGCAGCCTGGGCAAGCTGAACAGCTCGCAGCCTCCGAGCCCAACTGGATGACCACTGGGAAGTATGGAATATTTCAGTTTGATGGTCCGCTCTGA
- the ARMT1 gene encoding damage-control phosphatase ARMT1 isoform X2, with protein sequence MYRRIHEAIIQSPPIDDFDVFKESKEKNFFESQESLVALCTHLQELRTTIEDLDENQLKDEFFKLLQISLWGNKCDLSLSGGETSSQRTNIINSVEELKPFILVNDMEHLWSLLNNCKKTREKASVTRVDVVLDNSGFELVTDLVLANFLLSSQLATEIHFYGKTIPWFVSDTTVHDFNWLIEQMKGSNHKWMSKCGADWENSIKMGRWVYHDHIFWTLPHEFCVMSQVAPDLYAELQKAHLILFKGDLNYRKLTGDRKWACTIPFHQALRGFHPAPLCSVRTLKAEVQVGLQPGQAEQLAASEPNWMTTGKYGIFQFDGPL encoded by the exons ATGTATCGTAGAATTCATGAAGCAATTATCCAAAG TCCGCCAATCGATGACTTTGATGTATTTaaagaatcaaaagagaaaaatttctttGAGTCACAGGAATCTCTCGTTGCTTTGTGTACTCACCTACAAGAGTTGAGAACAACTATCGAAGACCTAGATGAAAATCAGCTGAAAGATGAATTTTTCAAACTTCTTCAG atttcgCTGTGGGGCAATAAATGTGATCTGTCTCTATCGGGCGGGGAAACCAGTTCTCAGAGAACCAACATAATAAATTCTGTGGAGGAACTAAAACCTTTCATTTTAGTGAATGACATGGAACATCTTTGGTCACTGCTTAACAACtgcaaaaaaacaagagaaaaagcgTCTGTTACTAGAGTAGATGTTGTTCTGGATAATTCTGGGTTTGAACTCGTTACGGATTTAGTATTAGCTAACTTTCTGTTGAGCTCTCAACTGGCTACCGAGATCCATTTTTATGGAAAAACTATTCCGTGGTTTGTTTCTGACACTACTGTCCATGATTTTAACTGGTTAATTGAACAAATGAAAGGTTCTAATCACAAGTGGATGTCCAAGTGTGGGGCCGACTGGGAAAACTCTATTAAAATGGGCAGATGGGTGTACCATGATCATATATTTTGGACTCTTCCTCATGAATTCTGTGTAATGTCTCAGGTTGCTCCTGACTTATATGCCGAACTACAAAAggcacatttaattttattcaaggGTGATTTGAACTATAGGAAGCTGACAGGCGATAGAAAGTGGGCATGTACCATTCCCTTTCATCAGGCTCTGCGAGGGTTCCATCCTGCCCCTCTCTGCAGTGTAAGGACATTAAAGGCCGAGGTTCAGGTGGGGCTGCAGCCTGGGCAAGCTGAACAGCTCGCAGCCTCCGAGCCCAACTGGATGACCACTGGGAAGTATGGAATATTTCAGTTTGATGGTCCGCTCTGA